In the Klebsiella aerogenes KCTC 2190 genome, one interval contains:
- a CDS encoding ABC transporter permease — translation MNQKYMIYMYLLKARTFIALLLVIAFFSVMVPNFLTASNLLIMTQHVAITGLLAIGMTLVILTGGIDLSVGAVAGICGMVAGALLTNGLPLWNGDIIFFNVPEVILCVAVFGVLVGLVNGAVITRFGVAPFICTLGMMYVARGSALLFNNGSTYPNLNGMEALGNTGFATLGSGTLLGVYLPIWLMIGFLVLGYWLTTKTPLGRYIYAIGGNESAARLAGVPIVKAKIFVYAFSGLCAAFVGLIVASQLQTAHPMTGNMFEMDAIGATVLGGTALAGGRGRVTGSIIGAFVIVFLADGMVMMGVSDFWQMVIKGLVIVTAVVVDQFQQKLQNKVILMRRHEEKLAAIPPNGATSS, via the coding sequence ATGAACCAGAAATATATGATTTATATGTACCTGCTGAAGGCCAGAACCTTCATCGCCCTGCTGCTGGTGATCGCATTCTTCAGCGTGATGGTACCGAACTTCCTGACCGCCTCTAACCTGCTGATCATGACCCAGCACGTGGCGATTACCGGCCTGTTGGCCATCGGTATGACGCTGGTGATCCTCACCGGCGGCATTGACCTGTCCGTCGGCGCGGTGGCGGGTATCTGCGGGATGGTCGCGGGCGCGTTGCTGACCAACGGGCTACCGCTATGGAACGGCGACATCATCTTCTTTAACGTCCCGGAAGTGATCCTTTGCGTCGCGGTCTTCGGCGTGCTGGTGGGGCTGGTTAACGGCGCGGTGATTACCCGCTTCGGCGTCGCGCCGTTTATCTGCACCTTAGGGATGATGTACGTCGCCCGCGGCTCCGCGCTGCTGTTTAACAACGGCAGCACCTACCCGAACCTCAACGGCATGGAAGCTCTGGGCAATACCGGTTTCGCCACGCTGGGCTCCGGTACGCTGCTTGGCGTTTATCTGCCGATCTGGTTGATGATCGGCTTCCTGGTATTGGGCTACTGGCTGACGACCAAAACGCCGCTTGGTCGCTACATCTACGCTATTGGCGGCAACGAATCCGCCGCTCGCCTCGCCGGCGTACCGATCGTCAAAGCCAAAATTTTCGTCTACGCCTTCTCCGGCCTGTGCGCCGCCTTCGTCGGCTTGATCGTCGCCTCTCAGCTACAAACCGCCCACCCGATGACCGGCAACATGTTTGAGATGGACGCCATCGGCGCCACCGTGCTCGGCGGAACCGCGCTGGCAGGAGGCCGCGGCCGGGTGACCGGCTCGATTATCGGCGCCTTCGTGATCGTCTTCCTTGCCGACGGCATGGTGATGATGGGCGTTAGCGACTTCTGGCAGATGGTCATTAAGGGCCTGGTGATCGTCACCGCCGTTGTCGTCGACCAGTTCCAGCAGAAGCTGCAGAACAAAGTCATCCTGATGCGCCGCCATGAAGAGAAGCTGGCCGCCATCCCGCCGAACGGCGCCACCTCCAGCTAA
- a CDS encoding DUF1852 domain-containing protein, whose translation MTDFTFTIKRSRFDEHYNPAENTRITTNFANLARGENRQQNLRNALAMIDNRFNNLVQWDNPNGDRYSVELDIISVEMNITANGQNAAFPVIEILQTNIIDKATNARIEGIVGNNFSSYVRDYDFSVLLPEYNKDKATFSVPENYGVLHGNIFKHFIRSAEYHECFKKSPVICLSVSNKHTYRRTGNQHPILGVEYQQDGVALTEAYFNKMGLQVRYFMPANSVAPLAFFCAGDLLSDYSNLELASTISTMETFQKIYRPEIYNANSAAGQCYQPNLNNQDHSLTRIVYDREERSRLAIEQGKFTEQQFIKPYHHILEQWSAHYAL comes from the coding sequence ATGACAGACTTTACCTTTACGATTAAACGTAGTCGTTTTGATGAACACTATAACCCGGCGGAAAATACGCGTATTACCACCAATTTTGCCAACCTGGCGCGGGGCGAAAACCGTCAGCAGAACCTGCGCAATGCGCTGGCAATGATTGATAATCGCTTTAATAACCTGGTGCAGTGGGACAACCCGAACGGCGACCGCTACTCCGTTGAGCTCGATATCATCTCGGTCGAAATGAATATTACCGCTAACGGCCAGAATGCGGCATTCCCGGTGATTGAGATTCTGCAAACCAATATTATTGATAAAGCCACCAACGCGCGAATCGAAGGTATTGTTGGGAATAACTTCTCCTCTTATGTGCGCGATTATGATTTTAGCGTATTACTGCCGGAATATAATAAAGATAAAGCAACATTCAGCGTGCCGGAAAATTATGGCGTTCTGCATGGCAATATTTTCAAACATTTCATACGCTCTGCCGAATACCATGAATGTTTTAAAAAGTCGCCGGTCATCTGCCTGAGCGTTTCCAATAAGCATACCTACCGCCGGACCGGCAATCAGCACCCTATTCTCGGCGTCGAGTACCAGCAGGATGGCGTGGCGCTGACCGAGGCCTATTTCAATAAAATGGGCCTGCAGGTGCGTTACTTTATGCCGGCCAATAGCGTAGCGCCGCTGGCCTTCTTCTGCGCGGGCGATCTGCTCAGCGATTACAGCAACCTTGAGCTTGCCAGCACTATTAGCACGATGGAGACGTTCCAGAAGATTTATCGCCCGGAAATTTATAACGCTAACTCCGCGGCCGGGCAGTGCTACCAGCCGAACCTGAATAATCAGGATCATTCGTTGACCCGGATTGTTTATGACCGCGAAGAGCGTAGCCGCCTGGCGATTGAACAGGGCAAATTTACCGAACAACAGTTTATTAAGCCGTACCATCATATTCTTGAGCAATGGTCAGCTCATTACGCTCTCTAA
- a CDS encoding D-ribose ABC transporter substrate-binding protein → MKLRLTLLTAATLTAFSFAAHSAEKGTIMIMVNSLDNPYYASEAKGASEKAQALGYKTTVLSHGEDVKKQNELIDTAIGKKVQGIILDNADSTASVAAIEKAKKAGIPVVLINREIPVDDVALEQITHNNFQAGSEVANVFVEKMAEKGKYAELTCNLADNNCVTRSKSFHQVIDQYPDMVSVAKQDAKGTLIDGKRIMDSILQAHPDVKGVICGNGPVALGAIAALKAANRNDVIVVGIDGSNDERDAVKAGTLQATVMLQAQAIAAQGVTDLDNYLQKGEKPAKQRVMFRGILITQDNADKVQDFNIKS, encoded by the coding sequence ATGAAATTACGTTTAACTCTTTTAACCGCTGCGACCCTGACTGCCTTTTCCTTTGCCGCGCATAGCGCCGAAAAAGGCACCATTATGATAATGGTTAACTCGCTGGATAATCCTTATTACGCCTCGGAAGCCAAAGGCGCCAGCGAAAAAGCGCAAGCCCTCGGCTATAAAACGACCGTGCTCTCGCATGGCGAAGATGTCAAAAAGCAAAATGAGCTGATTGATACCGCCATTGGTAAAAAGGTGCAGGGGATTATTCTCGATAACGCCGACTCCACCGCCAGCGTCGCCGCCATTGAAAAAGCCAAAAAAGCGGGCATTCCGGTGGTATTAATTAACCGTGAAATTCCGGTTGATGATGTTGCGCTGGAACAAATTACCCATAATAACTTCCAGGCAGGTTCAGAAGTCGCCAACGTATTTGTTGAGAAAATGGCGGAAAAAGGCAAATACGCCGAACTGACCTGCAACCTCGCCGATAATAACTGCGTCACCCGTTCTAAATCCTTCCACCAGGTGATTGACCAGTACCCGGATATGGTCAGCGTGGCAAAACAGGATGCCAAAGGCACCCTGATCGACGGCAAACGCATAATGGATAGCATTCTCCAGGCTCACCCGGATGTCAAAGGGGTGATCTGCGGTAACGGCCCGGTGGCCCTTGGCGCCATCGCGGCGCTAAAAGCGGCCAATCGTAACGATGTGATCGTCGTCGGTATCGACGGTAGCAACGACGAACGCGATGCGGTGAAGGCCGGTACGCTACAGGCGACCGTGATGCTCCAGGCGCAGGCCATCGCCGCCCAGGGCGTTACCGATCTGGATAACTACCTGCAAAAAGGCGAGAAGCCGGCGAAGCAGCGCGTGATGTTCCGCGGCATTCTGATTACCCAGGATAACGCAGATAAAGTTCAGGACTTCAACATCAAGTCCTGA
- a CDS encoding sugar-binding transcriptional regulator produces the protein MAKQDEQRLLVKIATLYYLEGRKQSDIAQLLSLSQSFVSRAITRCQKEGVVKISVVQPSNIFLNLEKGLEDRYGLKQAVVVDTEEEASDHTIKRAIGSAAAHYLETRLRPKDLIGVSSWSSTIRAMVDEVHAQNLKASGVIQLLGGVGPNGNVQATILTQTLAQRLNCDAWLLPSQSIEGSMEERNRLLASKDVADVVSRFDEVDIAIVGIGILEPSQLLKTSGNYYHEDMLQVLAARGAVGDICLHYYDKYGQPVLREDEDPVIGMALEKVKKCPNVVALAGGTDKVAAIKGALTGGYIDVLITDYPTARLLVSD, from the coding sequence ATGGCTAAGCAGGATGAACAACGGCTATTGGTGAAGATTGCCACGCTTTACTATCTGGAAGGACGAAAGCAGTCTGATATCGCCCAACTTCTCTCGCTGTCTCAGTCATTTGTCTCTCGTGCGATTACCCGCTGCCAAAAAGAGGGCGTCGTCAAAATCAGCGTCGTGCAGCCATCGAATATCTTTCTCAATCTCGAAAAGGGGCTTGAGGATCGCTACGGGCTTAAACAGGCGGTGGTGGTCGATACCGAAGAAGAGGCCAGCGACCATACCATCAAGCGGGCGATTGGCTCCGCCGCCGCGCACTACCTGGAAACCCGCCTGCGGCCAAAAGATCTGATTGGCGTCTCTTCATGGAGTTCGACCATCCGCGCGATGGTTGATGAGGTCCACGCGCAAAACCTGAAGGCCAGCGGCGTCATCCAACTGCTTGGCGGTGTCGGGCCCAACGGCAACGTGCAGGCGACGATCCTCACCCAGACGCTGGCCCAGCGTCTTAACTGCGATGCCTGGCTGCTGCCGTCGCAGAGCATCGAAGGCTCCATGGAAGAGCGCAATCGCCTGCTGGCCAGCAAAGATGTCGCCGACGTGGTTTCACGCTTTGACGAGGTCGATATCGCCATTGTCGGCATTGGAATTCTCGAACCTTCCCAGTTGCTGAAAACGTCGGGTAACTATTATCACGAAGATATGCTGCAGGTGCTGGCGGCGCGCGGCGCGGTTGGCGATATCTGCCTGCACTACTACGACAAATATGGCCAGCCGGTGTTACGCGAAGATGAAGATCCGGTGATCGGCATGGCGCTGGAGAAAGTCAAAAAATGCCCGAACGTGGTCGCGCTGGCCGGCGGCACCGACAAAGTCGCGGCAATTAAAGGCGCGCTTACCGGCGGCTATATCGATGTTTTAATCACCGATTACCCTACCGCCAGATTACTGGTTAGCGACTAA
- a CDS encoding methionine synthase, protein MKTLLPTSTAGSLPKPTWLAQPETLWSPWKLQNEELVLGKRDALRLSLDDQLRAGIDIVSDGEQTRQHFVTTFIEHLSGVDFEKRQTVRIRNRYDASVPTVVSAVERQQPVFVEDAKYLRQLTNKPIKWALPGPMTMIDTLYDNHYKSREKLAWEFAKILNQEARELEAAGVDIIQFDEPAFNVFFDEVNDWGIAALERAVEGLKCETAVHICYGYGIKANTDWKKTLGSEWRQYEEAFPKLQTSSIDIISLECHNSRVPMDLLELIRGKKVMVGAIDVATNAVETPEEVASTLRKALQFVDADKLYPSTNCGMAPLSRQVAGGKLHALSAGAEIIRRELAAK, encoded by the coding sequence ATGAAAACATTGCTCCCGACATCCACCGCAGGCAGTTTACCGAAACCGACCTGGCTGGCGCAGCCCGAGACGCTGTGGTCACCGTGGAAATTACAGAATGAAGAGTTAGTATTAGGAAAGCGCGATGCGCTGCGTTTATCGCTCGACGATCAGCTGCGCGCAGGCATTGATATCGTCAGCGATGGCGAGCAGACGCGTCAGCACTTTGTCACCACCTTTATTGAACATCTCAGCGGCGTCGATTTTGAGAAACGGCAAACGGTGAGAATTCGCAACCGCTATGACGCCAGCGTGCCGACCGTTGTCAGCGCCGTCGAGCGCCAGCAGCCGGTGTTTGTGGAAGATGCAAAATACCTGCGTCAACTCACCAACAAACCGATTAAATGGGCCCTGCCTGGGCCAATGACGATGATCGATACGCTGTATGACAATCACTATAAAAGCCGTGAAAAGCTGGCGTGGGAATTTGCCAAAATTCTCAACCAGGAAGCCCGGGAATTAGAAGCCGCCGGGGTAGATATTATTCAGTTTGATGAACCCGCGTTTAACGTCTTCTTTGATGAAGTCAATGACTGGGGGATCGCCGCGCTGGAAAGAGCCGTTGAAGGGCTGAAATGCGAAACCGCCGTGCATATCTGCTATGGCTACGGTATTAAGGCCAATACCGACTGGAAAAAAACGCTCGGCTCCGAGTGGCGCCAGTATGAAGAGGCATTCCCGAAACTGCAAACCTCCTCTATCGATATTATTTCGCTGGAGTGTCACAACTCGCGCGTACCGATGGACCTGCTGGAGCTCATCCGCGGCAAGAAAGTGATGGTCGGAGCAATCGATGTGGCGACCAACGCCGTTGAGACGCCAGAAGAGGTGGCCAGCACGCTACGCAAAGCCCTGCAGTTCGTTGACGCCGACAAGCTCTATCCGTCAACCAACTGCGGCATGGCGCCGTTATCGCGTCAGGTCGCCGGCGGTAAGCTACATGCGCTAAGCGCCGGGGCGGAAATTATTCGCCGGGAGCTGGCGGCGAAATAG
- a CDS encoding SDR family oxidoreductase, whose translation MQRDFHNKTVVITGACRGIGAGIAERFARDGANLVMVSNAERVHETAETLRQRYQADILSLQADVTDEAQVQSLYEQAAARFGTIDVSIQNAGVITIDYYDRMPKADFEKVLAVNTTGVWLCCREAAKYMVKQNHGSLINTSSGQGRQGFIYTPHYAASKMGVIGITQSLAHELAPWNITVNAFCPGIIESEMWDYNDRVWGEILSTEQKRYGKGELMAEWVEGIPMKRAGKPEDVAGLVAFLASDDARYLTGQTINIDGGLIMS comes from the coding sequence ATGCAACGAGATTTCCATAATAAAACGGTGGTTATCACCGGCGCCTGCCGCGGTATCGGCGCAGGTATTGCGGAGCGCTTTGCCCGCGACGGCGCTAATCTGGTGATGGTCTCCAACGCCGAGCGCGTTCACGAGACCGCCGAAACCCTGCGTCAGCGCTATCAGGCGGATATTTTATCGCTGCAGGCCGATGTGACCGACGAAGCCCAGGTACAGTCGCTGTATGAGCAGGCCGCCGCGCGCTTCGGCACCATTGACGTCTCCATTCAGAACGCCGGGGTGATCACCATCGATTACTACGATCGGATGCCAAAAGCCGATTTTGAAAAAGTGCTCGCGGTTAACACCACCGGCGTGTGGCTGTGCTGCCGCGAGGCCGCTAAATATATGGTGAAACAGAACCACGGCAGCCTGATTAACACCTCTTCAGGCCAGGGGCGTCAGGGCTTTATCTACACGCCGCACTACGCCGCCAGCAAAATGGGCGTGATCGGTATAACCCAAAGCCTGGCCCACGAACTGGCGCCGTGGAACATCACCGTCAACGCCTTCTGCCCCGGCATTATTGAGAGCGAAATGTGGGATTACAACGATCGCGTGTGGGGAGAAATTCTCAGCACCGAGCAAAAGCGTTACGGCAAGGGCGAACTGATGGCGGAATGGGTCGAAGGGATCCCGATGAAGCGCGCCGGTAAGCCGGAAGACGTAGCCGGGCTGGTGGCCTTCCTCGCCTCCGATGATGCACGTTACCTCACCGGGCAGACCATCAATATCGATGGCGGTTTGATTATGTCCTGA
- a CDS encoding DUF2291 family protein, translated as MYKKTCLALAVLALGGCRIVSQQELADLKSPPNPHMANIDKTWQQSIVPQVVANARPAAELMSALKAQKDIDSACKALGYRAQDENPCIFYVKVVGAVSKLDSASRSGKMTLADGSIGNVVVQIGPTLRGTLLRDGYRDASYQDFNDQVLFGEYSKNINSQAVKMIQAANLKTGDNVEVYGVFSAWDIPQTIPEITPAKIVHPGGQ; from the coding sequence ATGTACAAGAAAACCTGTCTCGCGCTGGCCGTTCTGGCGCTTGGCGGCTGCCGCATCGTCTCGCAGCAGGAGCTGGCAGACCTGAAATCCCCGCCCAATCCGCATATGGCGAACATCGATAAAACCTGGCAGCAGAGCATCGTGCCGCAGGTGGTCGCTAACGCCCGCCCGGCGGCGGAGTTAATGAGCGCGCTGAAGGCGCAAAAAGATATCGATAGCGCCTGCAAAGCGCTGGGCTACCGCGCCCAGGACGAAAACCCGTGCATCTTTTACGTTAAGGTGGTGGGCGCCGTCAGCAAGCTGGATAGCGCCTCGCGCAGCGGCAAAATGACCCTTGCCGATGGCAGCATCGGTAATGTGGTGGTGCAGATTGGCCCTACCCTGCGCGGCACCCTGCTGCGCGACGGTTACCGCGACGCCAGCTACCAGGACTTTAACGACCAGGTGCTGTTTGGCGAATACAGCAAAAATATTAACAGTCAGGCGGTCAAGATGATTCAGGCGGCCAACCTGAAAACCGGCGACAACGTAGAAGTGTATGGCGTTTTCTCGGCCTGGGATATTCCACAAACTATTCCGGAAATCACCCCGGCGAAAATCGTTCATCCGGGAGGTCAATAA
- a CDS encoding SDR family oxidoreductase → MIGKDFAQQLFNLQERVAFVTGAGSGIGQTIACALASAGARVVCFDLRDDGGLAETVSHIESIGGQACSYTGDVRQLADLRAAVALAKSRYGRLDIAVNAAGIANANPALEMESEQWQRVIDINLTGVWNSCKAEAELMQESGGGSIINIASMSGIIVNRGLDQAHYNCSKAGVIHLSKSLAMEWVDKGIRVNAISPGYTATPMNTRPEMVHQTREFESQTPMQRMAKVEEMAGPALFLASDAASFCTGVDLVVDGGFVCW, encoded by the coding sequence ATGATCGGCAAAGACTTTGCACAGCAGCTGTTTAACCTGCAGGAGCGCGTCGCTTTCGTGACCGGCGCCGGCAGCGGTATCGGCCAAACCATCGCCTGCGCACTCGCCAGCGCCGGCGCGAGGGTGGTCTGTTTTGATCTTCGCGACGACGGCGGGCTGGCGGAAACGGTCAGCCATATTGAATCCATCGGCGGCCAGGCCTGTTCTTATACCGGCGATGTCCGCCAGCTTGCCGACCTGCGCGCCGCCGTTGCGCTGGCCAAAAGCCGTTATGGCCGCCTCGATATCGCCGTTAACGCCGCCGGTATCGCCAACGCCAATCCGGCCCTGGAGATGGAAAGCGAGCAGTGGCAGCGGGTTATCGACATCAACCTCACCGGCGTATGGAACTCCTGCAAAGCAGAAGCGGAATTGATGCAGGAGTCCGGCGGCGGGTCGATTATCAATATAGCGTCGATGTCGGGGATTATCGTGAACCGCGGCCTCGATCAGGCGCATTACAACTGTTCGAAAGCCGGCGTTATTCATCTGTCGAAAAGCCTGGCCATGGAGTGGGTTGATAAAGGGATCCGCGTCAACGCCATCAGCCCTGGCTATACCGCCACGCCGATGAATACCCGCCCGGAGATGGTGCATCAAACCCGCGAGTTTGAAAGCCAGACCCCGATGCAGCGCATGGCGAAGGTAGAAGAGATGGCCGGCCCGGCGCTGTTCCTCGCCAGCGACGCCGCCTCATTCTGCACCGGCGTGGATCTGGTGGTCGACGGTGGGTTTGTCTGCTGGTAA
- a CDS encoding FGGY family carbohydrate kinase has product MQATAKEFIIALDEGTTNAKAVVLDSKGKVSVKFSQPLAIQTPREGWVEQSGEALMAASLAVIAKAVAHVGAENVAALAISNQRETAIGWYRASGEPINAAITWQCTRSAAFCDTLRRDRQEQRIKHATGLPIAPLFSASKMRWLLDATPDGYQLAARGEICLGTIDSWLLWNLTGGQSFFCDYSNAARTQLLNLHRGEWDDEMLTLFGIPRAALPEIKPSSGLFGYTKGLAAIPDGIPVMAMIGDSHAALFGHALGEAGCVKATYGTGSSVMAPVKSAQCDIAALATTVAWHDGDQLVWGLEGNIPHTGDAVAWMADSTGLSELSAADLAHELNTLPASVDSTLGVYFVPALTGLGAPWWDDSARGVICGLSRGVKRAHLIRAALESITYQIADVVAAMRQHAEFTLTALMVDGGPTNNDWLMQYQADLLGCPVMRSDIPELSAIGAALLARKALTPGETADLQAFLTEHSAFQPDMARHQRLQQRWREWRHAVNRTLWKPDSPA; this is encoded by the coding sequence ATGCAGGCGACAGCCAAAGAGTTCATCATTGCGCTGGATGAAGGCACCACCAACGCGAAAGCCGTGGTGCTGGACAGCAAAGGCAAGGTTAGCGTCAAGTTCTCGCAGCCTCTGGCGATCCAAACCCCGCGCGAAGGTTGGGTGGAACAATCCGGCGAGGCGCTGATGGCGGCCTCGCTGGCGGTGATCGCCAAAGCGGTGGCTCACGTCGGCGCGGAAAACGTTGCGGCGCTGGCTATCAGCAATCAACGCGAAACCGCCATCGGCTGGTATCGCGCCAGCGGCGAACCCATTAACGCCGCCATCACCTGGCAGTGCACCCGCAGCGCCGCGTTCTGCGACACGCTGCGTCGCGATCGTCAGGAGCAGCGCATTAAACACGCCACGGGCCTGCCGATTGCGCCGCTGTTTTCCGCCTCCAAAATGCGCTGGCTGCTGGACGCCACTCCCGATGGCTATCAGCTTGCCGCACGCGGCGAGATTTGCCTCGGCACTATCGACAGCTGGCTGCTGTGGAATTTAACCGGCGGACAATCCTTCTTCTGCGATTATTCCAACGCCGCCCGCACCCAATTGCTGAATCTGCACCGCGGCGAGTGGGATGACGAGATGCTGACGCTGTTTGGTATTCCGCGCGCGGCGCTGCCGGAGATTAAACCGTCGAGTGGTCTGTTCGGCTACACCAAAGGGCTGGCGGCGATCCCCGACGGTATTCCGGTGATGGCGATGATTGGCGACTCCCACGCCGCGCTCTTCGGCCACGCGCTTGGCGAAGCTGGCTGTGTGAAAGCCACTTACGGCACAGGCTCCTCGGTGATGGCGCCGGTAAAATCGGCCCAGTGCGATATTGCCGCCCTGGCGACCACCGTCGCCTGGCACGATGGCGACCAGCTGGTGTGGGGACTGGAAGGCAACATTCCTCATACCGGCGATGCGGTAGCATGGATGGCTGACAGCACCGGGCTGAGCGAACTCTCAGCAGCCGATTTGGCCCACGAGCTGAATACCCTGCCCGCCTCCGTCGATTCGACCTTAGGGGTCTACTTCGTGCCGGCGCTGACCGGGCTCGGCGCCCCCTGGTGGGATGACAGCGCCCGCGGGGTGATCTGCGGCCTCAGCCGCGGCGTCAAGCGCGCACACCTGATCCGCGCGGCGCTGGAATCCATTACCTATCAAATTGCCGACGTGGTGGCGGCGATGCGCCAGCACGCTGAATTCACCCTGACGGCGTTAATGGTCGACGGCGGCCCAACCAACAACGACTGGCTGATGCAATATCAGGCCGACCTGCTCGGCTGCCCGGTGATGCGCAGCGATATCCCGGAGTTGTCCGCCATCGGCGCGGCGCTACTCGCCCGCAAAGCCCTCACTCCGGGTGAAACCGCCGACCTGCAAGCCTTTTTAACCGAACACAGCGCTTTTCAACCCGACATGGCCCGCCACCAGCGACTACAGCAGCGCTGGCGGGAGTGGCGCCATGCGGTAAACAGAACATTATGGAAACCGGATTCGCCAGCCTGA
- a CDS encoding sugar ABC transporter ATP-binding protein, which translates to MTPQDIVAPQPVESEVIIETRGLSRIYPGVTALDNVNYRVYRNKVNVLIGENGAGKSTMMKMLAGVETPSSGQIILGGEAVTLNSTHQAEKLGISIIFQELNLFPNMNVMDNIFMANEFFQKGRINEKYQYALAKSLLERLELDVDPYTQLGELGIGHQQLVEIARALSKDTRVLIMDEPTSALSQSEVKVLFKVIEQLKRRGVTIIYISHRLEELMEIGDNITIFRDGRFISERNVSDASVPWIIEQMVGDKKKHFDYQPAPKGNAVLDVKGLTALHPSGGYKLNDVTFTLSKGEVIGIYGLLGAGRTELFKGLVGLMPCQNGEVHLNGESIGKSRFQHRLKKGLALVPEDRQGEGVVQMMSIQSNMTLSDFSLQGFRRAWRWLNPQKEESCVKEMIQQLAIKVSDANLPITSLSGGNQQKVVLGKALMTQPQVVFLDEPTRGIDVGAKTDVYHLIGKMAQQGLAVMFSSSELDEVMALADRILVMADGRITADLPRHAVTREKLIAASTPQD; encoded by the coding sequence ATGACGCCGCAAGATATCGTCGCTCCCCAACCAGTCGAATCTGAAGTGATTATCGAAACCCGCGGCCTTTCGCGCATTTATCCCGGCGTGACCGCGCTGGATAACGTGAATTACCGGGTCTATCGAAATAAGGTTAACGTTCTGATCGGAGAAAATGGTGCGGGTAAATCCACCATGATGAAAATGCTTGCCGGCGTTGAAACGCCCTCCTCCGGTCAAATTATTCTCGGTGGCGAGGCGGTGACTTTAAACTCTACCCATCAGGCAGAGAAACTCGGCATCAGCATTATTTTCCAGGAACTGAATTTATTCCCCAATATGAATGTGATGGACAACATATTCATGGCTAATGAATTCTTTCAGAAAGGACGCATCAACGAGAAATATCAATATGCGTTAGCTAAATCGCTACTGGAGCGGCTGGAGCTCGACGTCGATCCCTACACGCAGCTGGGCGAACTGGGGATTGGCCATCAGCAGTTGGTTGAAATCGCCCGTGCGCTATCAAAAGACACCCGCGTGCTGATTATGGATGAACCCACCTCGGCGCTGAGCCAGTCCGAGGTCAAAGTGCTGTTTAAGGTCATCGAGCAGCTTAAGCGCCGCGGCGTCACCATTATCTATATTTCGCATCGCCTCGAAGAGCTGATGGAGATTGGCGACAATATCACCATTTTCCGCGACGGTCGCTTTATCAGCGAACGCAACGTCAGCGACGCCAGCGTGCCGTGGATCATTGAGCAGATGGTCGGCGATAAGAAAAAGCACTTTGATTATCAGCCCGCGCCAAAAGGCAACGCGGTGCTTGACGTTAAGGGGCTGACCGCGCTGCATCCGAGCGGCGGCTACAAACTCAATGATGTCACCTTTACCCTCAGCAAAGGCGAAGTGATCGGCATTTACGGCCTGCTGGGCGCCGGGCGCACCGAGCTGTTTAAAGGGCTGGTTGGCTTGATGCCCTGCCAGAACGGCGAGGTACATCTTAACGGCGAAAGCATCGGCAAATCTCGCTTTCAACACCGCCTGAAAAAGGGCCTGGCGCTGGTGCCGGAAGACCGTCAGGGCGAAGGCGTGGTGCAGATGATGTCAATTCAATCCAACATGACGCTCTCTGATTTTAGCCTGCAGGGTTTTCGCCGCGCCTGGCGGTGGCTGAATCCGCAGAAAGAAGAGTCCTGCGTAAAAGAGATGATTCAGCAATTGGCTATCAAGGTGAGCGACGCCAATTTGCCCATCACCTCGCTGAGCGGCGGCAATCAACAAAAAGTGGTGCTGGGTAAGGCGCTGATGACCCAGCCGCAGGTGGTCTTCCTTGACGAACCGACGCGCGGTATCGACGTCGGCGCAAAAACCGATGTCTATCACCTGATCGGCAAAATGGCCCAGCAGGGGCTGGCGGTTATGTTCTCCTCTTCGGAGCTGGATGAAGTGATGGCGCTGGCCGACCGCATCCTGGTGATGGCCGATGGCCGCATTACCGCCGATTTACCGCGCCATGCGGTGACCCGCGAAAAGTTAATCGCGGCTTCAACACCTCAAGATTAA